A single genomic interval of Streptomyces showdoensis harbors:
- a CDS encoding ABC transporter permease — translation MDLARPEVAGPARRGRTGNAARLALMVLPVAFFAVFFAWPVVSIVERGLRPDGHWEPGRLTETLGSPEILDVLWFTLWQALASTALTLLVALPGAYVFARFDFPGKGLLRAVVTVPFVLPTVMVGTAFLALVGRRGLLDELWGVRLDTTVWAILIAHVFFNYAVVVRTVGGLWSQLDPRQEEAARVLGASRWRAWRTVTLPALGPSVGAAALMVFLFTASSFGIVQILGGPAYSTLETEIYRQTADRLQLSTAAVLTLVQFAAVGAVLAVHARMVRRRETALRLVPPERTAARPRGAGQWLLLAAVLLSIGLLILAPLAVLVERSLATPTGYGLDYYRALQSVDENGTFLVPMTDTIVNSLQYALAATAIAVVIGGLAAAALTRRAGRLVRGFDALLMLPLGVSAVTVGFGFLITLDEPPLDLRASWILVPLAQALVGVPFVVRTMLPVLRAVDERLREAAAVLGASPWRAWREVDLPLVRRALLIAAGFAFAVSLGEFGATVFIARPDNPTLPVAVARLLGRPGELNYGQAMALSTILMVVCAVSLLLLERLRTDRTSGEF, via the coding sequence GTGGACCTCGCTCGTCCTGAAGTAGCCGGACCGGCCCGACGCGGCCGTACGGGGAACGCGGCGCGGCTCGCCCTCATGGTGCTGCCCGTCGCGTTCTTCGCGGTCTTCTTCGCCTGGCCCGTCGTCTCCATCGTCGAGCGCGGGCTCCGGCCGGACGGGCACTGGGAGCCGGGCCGCCTCACCGAGACGCTGGGCAGCCCCGAGATCCTCGACGTGCTGTGGTTCACGCTCTGGCAGGCGCTCGCCTCCACCGCGCTCACCCTGCTCGTCGCCCTGCCCGGCGCGTACGTCTTCGCGCGCTTCGACTTCCCCGGCAAGGGGCTGCTGCGCGCCGTCGTCACCGTGCCGTTCGTGCTGCCCACCGTCATGGTCGGCACCGCGTTCCTCGCCCTCGTCGGCCGCCGCGGGCTGCTCGACGAGCTGTGGGGCGTCCGGCTCGACACCACCGTCTGGGCCATCCTCATCGCCCACGTCTTCTTCAACTACGCGGTCGTCGTCCGCACCGTCGGCGGCCTCTGGTCCCAGCTCGACCCCCGCCAGGAGGAGGCCGCCCGGGTCCTCGGCGCCTCCCGCTGGCGGGCCTGGCGGACGGTGACCCTGCCGGCCCTCGGCCCGTCCGTCGGCGCCGCCGCGCTCATGGTGTTCCTGTTCACCGCGAGCTCCTTCGGCATCGTCCAGATCCTCGGCGGCCCCGCGTACTCCACCCTGGAGACCGAGATCTACCGGCAGACCGCCGACCGGCTCCAGCTCTCCACGGCCGCCGTCCTCACCCTGGTCCAGTTCGCGGCCGTCGGCGCGGTCCTCGCCGTGCACGCCCGGATGGTGCGCCGCCGCGAGACCGCGCTGCGGCTGGTCCCCCCGGAGCGGACCGCCGCCCGTCCGCGCGGCGCCGGACAGTGGCTGCTGCTCGCGGCCGTCCTGCTGTCGATCGGGCTGCTCATCCTGGCGCCGCTCGCCGTCCTCGTGGAGCGCTCCCTCGCCACCCCCACCGGCTACGGCCTCGACTATTACCGGGCGCTGCAGTCCGTGGACGAGAACGGCACCTTCCTCGTGCCGATGACCGACACGATCGTCAACTCCCTCCAGTACGCGCTCGCCGCCACCGCCATCGCCGTCGTCATCGGCGGCCTCGCGGCGGCCGCGCTCACCCGGCGGGCCGGACGGCTGGTCCGCGGCTTCGACGCGCTCCTCATGCTCCCGCTCGGGGTCTCCGCCGTCACCGTCGGCTTCGGCTTCCTCATCACCCTCGACGAGCCCCCGCTCGACCTGCGGGCCAGCTGGATCCTGGTGCCGCTCGCCCAGGCCCTGGTCGGCGTCCCCTTCGTCGTCCGGACCATGCTGCCCGTGCTCCGCGCCGTGGACGAACGGCTCCGGGAGGCCGCCGCCGTGCTCGGCGCCTCCCCGTGGCGCGCCTGGCGCGAGGTCGACCTGCCGCTCGTCCGGCGGGCCCTGCTCATCGCGGCCGGCTTCGCCTTCGCCGTCTCCCTCGGCGAGTTCGGCGCCACGGTCTTCATCGCCCGTCCCGACAACCCCACCCTCCCGGTGGCCGTGGCCCGCCTCCTGGGCCGGCCGGGCGAACTCAACTACGGCCAGGCCATGGCCCTCTCGACGATCCTCATGGTGGTGTGCGCGGTGTCCCTGCTGCTCCTCGAACGGCTCCGCACCGACCGGACCTCGGGGGAGTTCTGA
- a CDS encoding ABC transporter ATP-binding protein has product MAPPDNDVLWARSLHCTLGGTDVLTGVSLGVREGEILALVGPRGSGKTTLMRCLSGQTVAQQGEVWFNSSPLHTLGTAQRERVRRERFGWIDPEPGLVPELTGWENAALPLLLRGISHRTAKAGALEWLDRLDIGAAARRRPHTLNHSQRQRIAIARALVTTPTVLFADEPTATLHRADGAQVLRTLTAAARSHRITVLLATHDPEVAALADRSVALLDGRRVGSVPPATGAEGVTACSLSV; this is encoded by the coding sequence ATGGCCCCACCGGACAACGACGTGCTCTGGGCGCGTTCCCTGCACTGCACCCTGGGCGGCACGGACGTCCTTACCGGCGTCTCCCTCGGCGTACGGGAAGGCGAGATCCTCGCCCTCGTCGGCCCGCGCGGCAGCGGCAAGACCACCCTGATGCGCTGCCTCTCCGGCCAGACCGTCGCCCAGCAGGGCGAGGTCTGGTTCAACAGCTCCCCGCTCCACACCCTCGGCACCGCCCAGCGCGAACGGGTGCGGCGTGAGCGCTTCGGCTGGATCGACCCCGAGCCGGGCCTGGTCCCCGAACTCACCGGCTGGGAGAACGCGGCCCTCCCCCTGCTGCTGCGCGGCATCTCCCACCGGACCGCCAAGGCCGGCGCCCTCGAATGGCTCGACCGCCTCGACATCGGCGCCGCCGCCCGCAGGCGGCCGCACACCCTCAACCACTCCCAGCGCCAGCGGATCGCCATCGCCCGCGCGCTCGTCACCACCCCCACGGTGCTGTTCGCCGACGAGCCGACCGCCACCCTGCACCGTGCGGACGGCGCCCAGGTGCTGCGCACCCTCACCGCCGCGGCCCGCTCCCACCGGATCACCGTGCTGCTCGCGACCCACGACCCCGAGGTAGCCGCCCTCGCCGACCGCTCGGTCGCGCTCCTCGACGGACGCCGGGTCGGCTCCGTACCGCCGGCCACCGGGGCGGAGGGCGTCACCGCGTGCTCGCTCTCCGTCTAG
- a CDS encoding thiamine ABC transporter substrate-binding protein: MNTKKAAAAALVAALGVTTLAACGGGDGGKDKATGTPAPKTVTLVSHDSFNASKEVLAEFTKQTGFTLKVLKSGDAGEAVNKEILTKGSPQGDVFFGVDNTLLSRALDNGIFTSYEAKGLDRIPAALQVDTEHRVTPVDSGDICVNYDKQYFADKKLAPPQTFDDLAEPAYKDLLVVENPERSSPGLGFLLGTAEKYGDAGWQDYWKKLKANGVKTVDSWELAYNQEFSGSAGGKKAKGDRPLVVSYASSPPVEVLYSEPQPKVAPTGVSTGTCFRQTEFAGLLNGAKNPEGGKALIDFLISKKFQDDMPLQMFVNPVTNDATLPELFTKHGVVVDKPETMAPDKIAANRDQWIQQWTSLVLK; the protein is encoded by the coding sequence GTGAACACCAAGAAGGCAGCCGCCGCCGCGCTCGTCGCCGCGCTCGGCGTCACCACCCTCGCCGCCTGCGGCGGCGGGGACGGCGGCAAGGACAAGGCCACCGGCACGCCCGCGCCGAAGACCGTGACGCTCGTCAGCCACGACTCCTTCAACGCCTCCAAGGAGGTGCTCGCGGAGTTCACCAAGCAGACCGGATTCACGCTCAAGGTCCTCAAGAGCGGCGACGCCGGCGAGGCCGTCAACAAGGAGATCCTGACCAAGGGCTCCCCCCAGGGAGACGTCTTCTTCGGCGTCGACAACACCCTGCTCTCCCGCGCCCTCGACAACGGCATCTTCACCTCGTACGAGGCGAAGGGCCTGGACCGGATCCCCGCCGCGCTCCAGGTCGACACGGAGCACCGGGTCACCCCGGTCGACTCCGGCGACATCTGCGTCAACTACGACAAGCAGTACTTCGCCGACAAGAAGCTGGCGCCGCCGCAGACCTTCGACGACCTGGCCGAGCCCGCGTACAAGGACCTCCTCGTCGTCGAGAACCCCGAGCGCTCCTCCCCGGGCCTCGGCTTCCTCCTCGGCACCGCCGAGAAGTACGGCGACGCCGGGTGGCAGGACTACTGGAAGAAGCTCAAGGCCAACGGCGTGAAGACCGTCGACAGCTGGGAGCTCGCCTACAACCAGGAGTTCTCCGGCTCCGCCGGCGGCAAGAAGGCCAAGGGCGACCGCCCGCTGGTCGTCTCGTACGCCTCCAGCCCGCCGGTCGAGGTGCTCTACTCCGAGCCCCAGCCGAAGGTGGCGCCCACCGGCGTCTCCACCGGCACCTGCTTCCGGCAGACCGAGTTCGCGGGCCTGCTGAACGGGGCGAAGAACCCCGAGGGCGGCAAGGCGCTGATCGACTTCCTGATCTCCAAGAAGTTCCAGGACGACATGCCCCTCCAGATGTTCGTCAACCCGGTGACGAACGACGCCACCCTCCCCGAGCTGTTCACCAAGCACGGTGTGGTCGTCGACAAGCCGGAGACCATGGCGCCCGACAAGATCGCCGCCAACCGTGACCAGTGGATCCAGCAGTGGACCTCGCTCGTCCTGAAGTAG
- a CDS encoding aspartate aminotransferase family protein — translation MGNPIAVSQDLSKTAYDHLWMHFTRMSSYENNPVPTIVRGEGTYIFDDKGKRYLDGLAGLFVVNAGHGRKELAEVAYKQAQELAFFPVWSYAHPKAVELAERLADYAPGDLNKVFFTTGGGEAVETAWKLAKQYFKLQGKHTKYKVISRAVAYHGTPQGALSITGLPALKAPFEPLVPGAHKVPNTNIYRAPIHGDDPEAFGRWAADQIEQQILFEGPDTVAAVFLEPVQNAGGCFPPPPGYFQRVREICDQYDVLLVSDETICAFGRLGTMFACDKFGYVPDMITCAKGMTSGYSPIGACIVSDRIAEPFYKGDNTFLHGYTFGGHPVSSAVALANLDIFDKEGLNQHVLDQEGNFFSTLQKLHDLPIVGDVRGNGFFYGIELVKDKVTKESFNDEEVERVLYGYLSKALYENGLYCRADDRGDPVIQLAPPLIADQSTFDEIEQILRTTLTEAWTKL, via the coding sequence GTGGGGAACCCGATAGCCGTGAGCCAGGACCTCTCCAAGACCGCCTACGACCACCTGTGGATGCACTTCACCCGCATGTCGTCGTACGAGAACAACCCCGTCCCCACCATCGTCCGCGGTGAGGGCACCTACATCTTCGACGACAAGGGCAAGCGCTACCTGGACGGCCTCGCCGGCCTGTTCGTGGTGAACGCCGGTCACGGCCGCAAGGAGCTGGCCGAGGTCGCGTACAAGCAGGCCCAGGAGCTCGCGTTCTTCCCCGTGTGGTCGTACGCGCACCCCAAGGCCGTCGAGCTCGCCGAGCGTCTGGCGGACTACGCCCCCGGCGACCTGAACAAGGTCTTCTTCACCACCGGTGGCGGCGAGGCCGTCGAGACCGCCTGGAAGCTGGCGAAGCAGTACTTCAAGCTCCAGGGCAAGCACACCAAGTACAAGGTCATCTCGCGTGCGGTCGCCTACCACGGCACCCCGCAGGGCGCCCTGTCCATCACCGGCCTGCCGGCCCTGAAGGCCCCCTTCGAGCCGCTGGTCCCCGGCGCGCACAAGGTGCCGAACACCAACATCTACCGCGCCCCGATCCACGGCGACGACCCCGAGGCCTTCGGCCGCTGGGCCGCCGACCAGATCGAGCAGCAGATCCTCTTCGAGGGCCCCGACACCGTCGCGGCCGTCTTCCTGGAGCCGGTGCAGAACGCCGGTGGCTGCTTCCCGCCGCCGCCCGGCTACTTCCAGCGCGTCCGCGAGATCTGCGACCAGTACGACGTGCTGCTCGTCTCCGACGAGACGATCTGCGCCTTCGGCCGCCTCGGCACGATGTTCGCCTGTGACAAGTTCGGCTACGTGCCGGACATGATCACCTGCGCCAAGGGCATGACCTCGGGCTACTCCCCGATCGGCGCCTGCATCGTCTCGGACCGCATCGCGGAGCCGTTCTACAAGGGCGACAACACCTTCCTGCACGGCTACACCTTCGGTGGTCACCCGGTGTCCTCCGCCGTGGCCCTGGCGAACCTCGACATCTTCGACAAGGAGGGCCTGAACCAGCACGTGCTGGACCAGGAGGGCAACTTCTTCTCGACGCTGCAGAAGCTGCACGACCTGCCGATCGTCGGCGACGTCCGCGGCAACGGGTTCTTCTACGGCATCGAGCTGGTCAAGGACAAGGTCACCAAGGAGTCGTTCAACGACGAGGAGGTGGAGCGCGTCCTCTACGGCTACCTCTCCAAGGCGCTGTACGAGAACGGCCTCTACTGCCGCGCCGACGACCGTGGCGACCCGGTCATCCAGCTGGCTCCGCCGCTGATCGCGGACCAGTCCACGTTCGACGAGATCGAGCAGATCCTCCGGACCACCCTCACCGAGGCCTGGACGAAGCTGTAG
- a CDS encoding ABC transporter ATP-binding protein encodes MLTLKDATVRFGDRAVLDAVDLEVAEHETVCVLGPSGSGKSTLLRAVAGLQPLTAGRVLLGGADQTGVPVHRRGVGLMFQDHQLFPQRDVAGNVAFGLRMHGVPKAEQGARVEELLDLVGLPGAGRRAVSSLSGGEQQRVALARALAPRPRLLMLDEPLGQLDRGLRERLVVELRGLFARLGTTVLAVTHDQGEAFALADRVVVMRDGHIAQTGTPLEVWRRPASAFVARFLGFDNVVAATVTGAAAATVWGGIPVPDGSPQGDRRLLVRPGGVRLVPAGEGLTCRVESRTFRGNHVAVRLRPAEGPPLEAEFPLRDAPEAGAEVGAAFRAEDVVVLDA; translated from the coding sequence ATGCTGACGCTCAAGGACGCGACCGTACGGTTCGGGGACCGCGCGGTGCTCGACGCCGTGGACCTGGAGGTCGCCGAGCACGAGACCGTGTGCGTCCTCGGCCCCAGCGGCAGCGGAAAGTCCACCCTGCTGCGGGCCGTCGCCGGACTCCAGCCGCTCACCGCCGGCCGGGTGCTCCTCGGCGGCGCCGACCAGACCGGGGTGCCCGTGCACCGGCGCGGGGTCGGCCTCATGTTCCAGGACCACCAGCTGTTCCCGCAGCGGGACGTCGCCGGGAACGTGGCCTTCGGGCTGCGCATGCACGGGGTGCCGAAGGCCGAACAGGGCGCCCGCGTCGAGGAGCTGCTCGACCTCGTCGGCCTCCCGGGCGCCGGCCGCCGGGCCGTCTCCTCCCTGTCCGGCGGCGAACAGCAGCGCGTCGCCCTCGCCCGCGCCCTGGCCCCCCGCCCCCGGCTGCTCATGCTGGACGAGCCGCTCGGCCAGCTCGACCGGGGCCTGCGCGAACGGCTCGTGGTCGAACTCCGCGGGCTCTTCGCGCGGTTGGGCACCACGGTGCTCGCCGTCACGCACGACCAGGGCGAGGCCTTCGCGCTCGCCGACCGGGTCGTGGTGATGCGCGACGGGCACATCGCCCAGACCGGCACGCCCCTGGAGGTCTGGCGGCGCCCCGCCTCCGCGTTCGTGGCCCGCTTCCTCGGCTTCGACAACGTGGTCGCGGCCACCGTCACCGGAGCCGCGGCGGCCACCGTCTGGGGCGGGATCCCCGTCCCGGACGGCTCCCCCCAGGGCGACCGGCGCCTCCTCGTCCGCCCCGGCGGCGTCCGGCTGGTCCCCGCCGGCGAGGGCCTGACCTGCCGCGTCGAGTCCCGCACCTTCCGCGGCAACCACGTCGCCGTACGGCTCCGCCCGGCCGAAGGGCCGCCCCTGGAGGCGGAGTTCCCGCTGCGGGACGCGCCGGAGGCGGGCGCGGAGGTGGGCGCGGCGTTCCGGGCGGAGGACGTGGTCGTTCTCGACGCGTGA
- a CDS encoding LOG family protein has product MATHRQDHGRDRDQAREIHSLDEFDAALGSRGSLSSYRIQSVDLTDRTFALLAASTTDAVFLGCAMQPEAAAKVRADGALVFPPVPDLPFDPYRARLYSPEELFEGIAGLPYASTPDARSYAWFQRTRGDGDIFSSMLRSLHDDAISDALDEHLADARVVGVMGGHRMGRGTEAYAGAARLGRALARGGLTVATGGGPGAMEAANLGAYTAPLSDGVLDEALELLAKAPSFTPSVTDWARAAFEVRARWPRGGDSVGIPTWFYGHEPPNAFASFIGKYFANATREDGLLARSNAGIVFLPGAAGTVQEVFDNATPNYYGSRGEPTPMVLVDRTHWTERLPAWPLLRTLAEGRPMAARIALVDSIDEAPEALARLAA; this is encoded by the coding sequence ATGGCGACTCACCGACAGGACCACGGACGGGACCGGGACCAGGCCCGGGAGATCCACTCCCTCGACGAGTTCGACGCCGCACTCGGCTCGCGCGGCTCCCTCAGCTCGTACCGGATCCAGTCCGTCGACCTGACCGACCGCACCTTCGCGCTGCTCGCCGCCTCCACCACGGACGCCGTCTTCCTGGGCTGCGCCATGCAGCCCGAGGCCGCCGCGAAGGTGCGGGCGGACGGGGCGCTGGTGTTCCCGCCGGTGCCGGACCTGCCCTTCGACCCGTACCGGGCCCGGCTCTACTCCCCCGAGGAACTGTTCGAGGGCATCGCCGGCCTCCCCTACGCCTCGACGCCCGACGCCCGCTCCTACGCCTGGTTCCAGCGGACCAGGGGCGACGGCGACATCTTCTCCTCGATGCTGCGCTCGCTCCACGACGACGCGATCTCGGACGCGCTGGACGAGCACCTGGCGGACGCCCGCGTCGTGGGCGTGATGGGCGGGCACCGGATGGGCCGCGGCACGGAGGCGTACGCGGGGGCCGCCCGACTCGGGCGGGCGCTGGCGCGTGGGGGGCTGACCGTGGCCACGGGCGGCGGGCCGGGCGCGATGGAGGCCGCGAACCTGGGGGCGTACACCGCCCCGCTCTCGGACGGGGTCCTCGACGAGGCCCTGGAACTGCTCGCGAAGGCCCCCTCGTTCACGCCCTCCGTCACGGACTGGGCCCGCGCCGCCTTCGAGGTACGGGCCCGCTGGCCGCGCGGCGGCGACTCGGTCGGCATCCCCACCTGGTTCTACGGGCACGAGCCGCCCAACGCCTTCGCCTCGTTCATCGGCAAGTACTTCGCCAACGCGACCCGCGAGGACGGGCTGCTCGCCCGCTCGAACGCCGGGATCGTCTTCCTGCCGGGGGCCGCCGGCACGGTGCAGGAGGTCTTCGACAACGCGACGCCGAACTACTACGGGTCGCGGGGCGAGCCGACCCCGATGGTCCTGGTGGACCGGACCCACTGGACCGAACGCCTGCCGGCCTGGCCGCTGCTCCGGACCCTGGCGGAGGGGCGCCCGATGGCGGCGCGGATCGCCCTGGTCGACTCGATCGACGAGGCGCCGGAGGCGCTGGCACGGCTCGCCGCCTAG